The DNA region GGTGCGGCCCAACTATGACGCTATCCTCATCGGCAATGAATCGGCGAATTATATTCAACCTGACGGGGGGAATGACCAATTGCGAGGATTGGGGGGGAGCGATGATTTGCGTGGTGAACTGGGGAATGACGTCTATGTCTATGGCCCCGCCGATAATGATCCCCTGGCTGTGGATAGCATTCTCGATGCAGCGGGCCGAGGTCAGGACCGTTTTGATTTTACGGCCTTTACCCAGGGAGTACACGCCGACCTGGCGACCAACACCATCCGTACCGCCGACCGGATGCGGATCATCGCCCAGGGCAAAGTGGAAAATGCCAAATCTGTTTGTGAAATAGAGGATCTGACCGGCAGCCGTTGGCAGGATTTTTTGCTGGGAAACAACTTGGCAAATGTTCTTCGGGGTGGCGGCGGGGATGATGTGTTCTGGGGGGGGACGGCGGGTAATGACAGCCTGCAAGGCGAAATAGGCGATGACTTGTATTACGTGACCGAGCGGGGGGCAAATTTGGGACAAGTGCGGTTAATTGAACAATCCGGACAAGGGCAGGATACGTTGGATTTTACCTATTTTGCGGCGCTCGGGATGCCTATTCGGAGTATGGGAAATCAGGTCTTTAGCCGCCAAACATCGCAATTGCTGGCCACACTGGAAGGGAACAGCGGGTATTTTGAGCAGTGGCACGGCGCCCTGTAGATGGTTGATCATGCTTGGAGACAATTCCGGCAAAAAAACTTTCCGTGACACCGTTCCCCCGGTGGCAGCCGGAATGCCGCGCCTACTGCGAAGTTTCTAGCCGTATGTTACACTAATCCTAGTGTCTAATAAGCGCGGTGTTTAATAGGCCAGGCTGTGGAATGGGTCACAGTCAACAGACATGGGCCAATCCCCCCGCCGGGGATGGTCCGGAACCACCAGATTTCATTGCGAGTAACTATGTTGGGCTACTTGGCGGTACCGCTATCGATCTTAACAACCGCACTTTCCTGGGGAATGTACGGTGTGGTGCTCAAATGGGGATCGGAGGAAATGGCCGGCAGCCGCCTGCGGTCGTTTATCTGCGTCGGACTGGCGTATTTTTTAATTGCGGTATTAGTGCCGGCGGTGATCTTGCGGATGCAAGGAGAAAAAGGAAGCTGGACGACCAGCGGCTTTTTGTGGAGCTTTATTGCCGGCGTGCTGGGGGCGTTGGGGGCGTTGGGGATTTTGTTGGCCCTGACGTTCAAGGGTAGCCCCATCTACGTGATGCCGTTGGTCTTTGGCGGCGCTCCCGTGATCAACACGTTTACCTCGATGTTTTTTGCCCGCAATTTCAAGGTCAATCCATTCTTTCTGGCGGGGATGATCCTGGTCATCGCGGGCGCGGCCCTGGTGCTGGTCTTTCAACCAAAGATCACCGGCGCTGTCAAAGGCCCCTTGCTGTTGGAAATGTGGGATTGGATCAAAATTATTGCTTCGATCACCCTGACGATTGTTTGCTGGGGCGCTTATGGGCCGACCTTGCATAAAGGTCAAATGGCCATGCAGGGAAGCCGGCTGCGCCCCTTGATTTGCGTCGGTCTGGCTTATTTTTTGGTCGCGGTGGTCATACCCTTTATGTTGATTCCCCTGGTCGACTCCACTCCCTCGGTCGCGGGGGGGTGGACCTTTGGCGGGTTCTTATGGAGCTTTGGGGCCGGGGCGGCGGGTGCTATTGGTGCTTTGGGCATTATTCTGGCATTTAATTACGGCGGTAAACCGAACTATGTCATGCCGCTGGTGTTTGGCGGCGCGCCCATCGTTAATACATTTTTTTCGCTAGCAACCGCTTCGGGCACGCTCGAGCCGGTTAATCCGATATTTTATTCGGGGTTGATCATGGCGATCATCGGCGCGGTTTGCGTGCTGGTTTTTGCTCCCAAAGGGGGAGGCCCGCACGGCCTGCCCGCGGCCGCGCCACCCCCGGAATTTTCGGCCGCGCCGGCCGCATCTCATGCGGTCAACCCGTCCGCGGCTAGCGGCGTGGTGGCAACCGCCAATCCCGCCAGCACGCTCGAATAAGCAAAGTTTCCGCCGCGTGGAGACATGCTAGCAAGCAGACGCGGCATGGGGGTGGCGGGGCGCTTCGGAATTGCCCAAATTTGCAAAACGATTTACAATTCCCAACCGCGCTGTTCGCGGGTCGCCGACCTGATTGTCGGTCAGCCGCGACGAATTGCCACTTGTTTTGCAAGGATGCATCCCATGTCCGCACCGGTACCCCGGATCTCGTCGCCACTTGCGCCGCACGAGCAATTGCTGGCGGCCCGCCACATTTTAGCGCGCGAAGCCGAAGCCCTCGAACTGCTCTCCGCGCGACTCGATACGGAATTTTGCCGCGCGGCCGACTTGCTTGCCATGTGCGAGGGTAATCTCTTGTTATGCGGGATTGGCAAGGCCGGGTTAATCGCCCAAAAATTAACCGCCACTTTTTCCTCCACGGGGACGCCCGCGCATTTTTTACATCCCGCCGAGGCGATCCACGGTGATTTAGGCCGGGTGCGCCGCTCGGATGTGGTCTTGATCCTGTCGCAAAGTGGCGAGACCGAGGAAATCACGCGGATTTTGCCCCCGCTGCGCGAACTGGGGCCTCCCCTCGTGGCCATGACCGCCCGCCGCACTAGCTCCCTGGGGAAGGCCGCGGCGATTACCCTGGAACTAGGCAAACTGCAAGAAGCCTGCCCGTTGGGGTTAGCCCCCAGCACCTCCACCACGGCGATGTTGGGCCTGGGGGACGCGCTGGCTCTGGTGGTCAGCCAAATGCGCGGATTTGACCAGCGGGACTTTGCCCGATTGCACCCCGGCGGGGCCTTGGGCCGTAAATTGGCCAAAGTCGAGGACGTCATGCGGCCGCTGGGTGAATGCCGCCTGAGCTCTTGCGGGTTGACGGTGCGGCAAGTCCTGGCGACGGCGCGCATGCCGCGGCGGCGCACGGGGGCCATTATGATTGTCGACCCCCACGGTGTCTTGCGCGGCATTTTTACCGATAGCGACCTGGCTCGGCTATTCGAAACGCATAACGACCGGCAACTGGATCTACCCATTCGGCAAGTTATGACCAAGCACCCCCGCCAAGTGACGCTGGGGATGCCGCTAAGCTCTGCCCTGGAAATCTTGGCCGAACGTAAAATCAGCGAACTCCCCGTGGTGGATGCCGAACAGCGCCCCGTGGGTCTGATTGACATTACCGATGTGCTGGGCATGTTTGAAGAACGCGGGCCGCTGCGCGCGGCGGTTGTGACCGGCAGCGCCGAGGCCGCGGGCGCTTCGACGATCACGAGCCCGATTCCCATTTCAGCGCCGTCGGACATTGGTCAAGGGAACGGCTTGCACACGGAGGAATGGATTATTTCGCAGGTGGAACCTGGCATGCCGGATATGCAGCGGCCACCAACGGGAACCTGGATTGCCGCGGGCTGGCCGGAGGACCAAAATGCGAGCGCCGGCATGATTTACCCTGTCGGTCAAGCTTTGGCAGATATCCCAGCCGGAGCATCCCCGCCAACCGTAACCTCCAACGCGATTCCCCGGCCTAATTCTTCCGCCTTTTTTGGTCCCGCGCGCACTCCCCCCCGGACGCACGCGTAGTTTTTTTGAGGGGGTGTTCCCGTTTGAGGAAGTCCGCATGTCCCTTGCCACGCGATGTCAGCGAGTCGAGTTGTTCTTATCGGATGTGGATGGCGTCCTGACCGATGGGGGCGTGATTTTTGACAACCAAGGATTGGAAATCAAGCGGTTTCATATTCGCGACGGCTTGGGGATCAAGCTTTGGCAGCAGGCGGGGTATCGGTTTGGCATTATCACCGGCCGTGCATCCCAAATCGTGCGCGTGCGGGCGACAGAATTGGGGATTGATCTGTTACGCCAGGGGGTCGAGGACAAATGGGCGATGGCGCGGCAGATGATTCAAGAATTGCAAATTCGACCGGAACAAGTGGCGTACATGGGGGATGATTTGCCCGATTTGCCCGTCATGCGGCAGGTGGGATTGGCGATCGCTCCGGCGGACGCCGCGCGCGAGGTGCGCAACGCCGCGCACCTGATCACCGAACTGCGCGGGGGACAGGGGGCGGTGCGCGAAGCGTTGGAGGCGGTGCTGCAGGCGCAGGGGCGCTGGGAATATCTGGTTCAAAAGTATCAACCCTAGCCGGTTGGCGGCTGGGTCGATCCGCGGCACTTTTATTAGGTTGTTATGCCTCGGTGGCGACGGACATTTTGGGGATTTTTACTCACGCTGGCGGCCTTTTGGCTGTATCAAGCGCTCGCCGCCCCCTGGCTAGAGCCCCAGGCGCAATGGCATACAAACGCCTCAACGGTCAGCGACCAACAATATGAGGCCGCACAAAAAGAGGCCGAACGCCTGGAACCCTATCAGTACTTGTTTCCCGAGGGATCATGGGAGCGGCAAAAGCCAATCTTACTGGAAAGCGCGGGAACCATGTTCCTGCTCGAAAGCTATGAGAATCTGCGTGACGGACGGATAAAACTCTCTCGCTGCTCGCTGGTGTTTTTACCCGATGGAGAAGTGGATTTTATCAATCCGCAAAAGCGCATCCTCATCCTGCAAGCACCTGAGGGCGCAATCTTAGAATTTGACCAGCCGATCGACTTGCAACGGGCCAAGGTGGGAAAGTTGATCGGCGGAGTGCTGGCGGGAAACGTGATCATTCGCGGTACGCCCAGCCGTCCGGGAGGGGACGACGCCCTGATCGCCCAGACTAGCAATGTCAGCATGAACGAAGAGCAAATGTGGACGGAAGCGCCGGTGCAGGCGAGTTTGGGTCCGCATCGGCTGGCGGGTCGGGGGATGATGTTGCGGTTCTTGCCAGCGCCGGCCGCCACGGGCAAGCAGCGCGGTCCGCGAGTCGGGGGGATCGAAAGTTTCTCCCTGGCCACCGAGGTACGGATGCTTTTACAACCGGGCCAGGGAGGATTTTTACCCGGCGACCGCGAGCGGAGCACTGCCGCCGCGGGGATTCAACCCCCCTCACACCTGGCCCCCGTGGAGCCGCCGCTGGAAATACGCTGTCAGGGGGAATTTTTGTTTCACATGGTGCAGCGGCTGGCCACATTTCAGGATCAAGTAACGGTGTTGAGGTTGTTTCCCAATCAACCCGCCGATCAACTTACTGCCGAATGGCTGCAGGTGGAGTTTCAGGCCCGGCAAAAATCCCCGGCCGCCGTGGCTCCAGCCAGTGCCACGGCCTCGAATGGTACCGCCAATCCCTCCACAGCGCTTGAGCCGCGCGCCATTCATGCGCGGGGACGTCCCGTGGCCATCCGCGCGCCTTCCAGTCAACTTAACTTAGATGCCGAAGCGATCCAGTATGATTTGCTAACCGGACGGGTCGCACTCGATGGTGAACGCGAAGTCCATGTGGTCCAGGGGCAAAATGAATATCATGGCCGCGGGGTCACCTATGAGCCGGGACCGACCGGCGGGTTGGGACGCCTGGCCGCCACGGGACCGGGCGTGTTTAAGGCGATCAATCCCGATCCCGCGCGGGGCAAGTTGGAGATAGAGTTTGCCCGTTCATTAAAAATGCGACCCCACGAAAGAAATCAAGTGATTTCGATACTGGGCAACGCGCGGGTGGCCTCCAGCACATTTGGCGAATTAACAGGAGCGGAAATCCACTTTTGGCTCTGGGAACAACCCGTCAATTCCCGGGCAAAAACAACGCAACTACCCCCCGTTGGCCAGGGAGGCGGAATTTCCGCGGGGTTATTAGGTAACGCGGGGACGGTCAATGCCCTGCCTGATCGGTTGCTGGCGACGGGCCACGTCAATTTTCGCACACCACAAATCACCGGACAGACAGAACGCCTGGAGGCTTGGTTTGATACGGTCTCCCCGGTTAAAAACAGACAACCCTCCTCCACGCCTGATTCGAGCTCTCCGCCGCGAATTGTTCCCATCCAAACCAACGCGGTCCCTCCGGGACCGGTTCGGCAAACCGTGGGCTATCCGCCAGACGCCGCCAGTCCCCTGGCGGGACTGCCGCACAATCCTCCCGCCCAGCCCCCCGAATCCCGCTATGATGTGCGCGGCGAGTTGATCCGCGTGCAATTTACCGCCGCCAGCGGTCAGCAGGCGTTGGAGGACATCACCATTGATAATGGGGTGCGGTTGCAAGAATTTTCCACTGACGGGCAGGCGACGCGGGGCTTGGCGATTATCGGTGACCACCTGGAAGTCTTGCGGGCCACGGCCCCCACCGCCGAAATGACCGTCACTGGCAAACCCGCCCTGGTCAGCGCGCGGGGCCTGGAGTCGCAGGGGGATATCATCAAACTGTTGCGCGGTGAAAATCGCGTGTGGATCGATGGAGTCGGGCGGGTGAAATTGCCACCGGGGGGGGGCCGCAATATTTTAGCGCCAGGTGTCGCGGGACAGCCCGTGACACCCGCAAACAACACTCCGCCCCTGCCAACCAACGCGGAACCGATTGTGATTGATTTTGCCCGTGGGCTAAATTTTGACGGTCAAGTGATTGCAATCACGGGAGATGTGCTAGTCACGATGAAAAGCCAGCGGACAAACGCTTCCCGCTCGCTCAATCGACCAACGAATCTACCCGCAACCAGCGCGGCGGTTTCCTCACCGCAAAATCAGCCACTCATTACCGAGACCCGCACCCTCCGCACCCAGCGAGTCGCGGTCAAATTAACGGAACGAATCAATTTTCAAGAGTTGAACAGTGGCAGCGCGTTGCTATCCCGCGAAATTGTTCCGTCCGGCGGCAATCAATCGAATCAGCCGGAGTTCCCCCTGGCTGAACAACCAGCCGAAGCCGCAACCACCCAGGTGGAGACCGTGACTTGTGACCAGGGGGTTGTGGTGGAAACTCGCGAGGACGATGCCGGGGGGAATGCCCTGAGTTGGCAGCAGCTACGGGCCGAGAGCGCCATCCTCAATCAAATAACGGGAGAAATCCAAGGGACCGGTCCCGGAGAACTAATTAGCCTACGCCAGGGCCGACCTGCTTTGCCAAATGCCGCCGGCACAAGAACCTCCCCGGCCGACGCTTCCACCGGATTGCAGTATTTGCATATCGATTACCGCCGGGGTTTTCAGGGGAATTTGTTGCGCCGCTTTGTGTCATTTGACAACCAAATCTTGGCTGTCACAGGTCCTGTGGCGGGGTGGACTGAAAAACTCGACCCCAACTATCCCGAACGCCTCGGTCCGCAGGGCATGGTGCTCAATTGTGATCGCTTGATCGTGGCCGAAGCGCCGACCTCCACCGCCGCTGGGGCCGCCACCGTCGAATTACAAGCCGTGGGTAACACCATTGTTGAGGGAGCCGCTTACACCGCCCGCGCGTATCGCCTTACTTATGCCC from Pirellulales bacterium includes:
- a CDS encoding EamA family transporter; this encodes MLGYLAVPLSILTTALSWGMYGVVLKWGSEEMAGSRLRSFICVGLAYFLIAVLVPAVILRMQGEKGSWTTSGFLWSFIAGVLGALGALGILLALTFKGSPIYVMPLVFGGAPVINTFTSMFFARNFKVNPFFLAGMILVIAGAALVLVFQPKITGAVKGPLLLEMWDWIKIIASITLTIVCWGAYGPTLHKGQMAMQGSRLRPLICVGLAYFLVAVVIPFMLIPLVDSTPSVAGGWTFGGFLWSFGAGAAGAIGALGIILAFNYGGKPNYVMPLVFGGAPIVNTFFSLATASGTLEPVNPIFYSGLIMAIIGAVCVLVFAPKGGGPHGLPAAAPPPEFSAAPAASHAVNPSAASGVVATANPASTLE
- a CDS encoding KpsF/GutQ family sugar-phosphate isomerase: MSAPVPRISSPLAPHEQLLAARHILAREAEALELLSARLDTEFCRAADLLAMCEGNLLLCGIGKAGLIAQKLTATFSSTGTPAHFLHPAEAIHGDLGRVRRSDVVLILSQSGETEEITRILPPLRELGPPLVAMTARRTSSLGKAAAITLELGKLQEACPLGLAPSTSTTAMLGLGDALALVVSQMRGFDQRDFARLHPGGALGRKLAKVEDVMRPLGECRLSSCGLTVRQVLATARMPRRRTGAIMIVDPHGVLRGIFTDSDLARLFETHNDRQLDLPIRQVMTKHPRQVTLGMPLSSALEILAERKISELPVVDAEQRPVGLIDITDVLGMFEERGPLRAAVVTGSAEAAGASTITSPIPISAPSDIGQGNGLHTEEWIISQVEPGMPDMQRPPTGTWIAAGWPEDQNASAGMIYPVGQALADIPAGASPPTVTSNAIPRPNSSAFFGPARTPPRTHA
- a CDS encoding HAD hydrolase family protein, which gives rise to MSLATRCQRVELFLSDVDGVLTDGGVIFDNQGLEIKRFHIRDGLGIKLWQQAGYRFGIITGRASQIVRVRATELGIDLLRQGVEDKWAMARQMIQELQIRPEQVAYMGDDLPDLPVMRQVGLAIAPADAAREVRNAAHLITELRGGQGAVREALEAVLQAQGRWEYLVQKYQP